In the Planctomycetota bacterium genome, one interval contains:
- the tnpA gene encoding IS200/IS605 family transposase, with the protein MGHTYSNLLVHAVFGTKDRRPTIHESFRTRLHEYLGGIAREEFGRALQIGGTSDHVHGLILLRTDVAVADAMRAWKSLSSGWVHKTFSGEGDFAWQNGYAAFSVSESDADQVKSYIANQESHHRKQTFEEEFLALLERHGIEYDPRSVWD; encoded by the coding sequence ATGGGCCACACCTACTCGAATCTCCTTGTCCACGCCGTCTTCGGCACGAAAGACCGGCGTCCGACGATCCACGAATCCTTCCGCACGCGCCTCCACGAATACCTCGGCGGCATCGCCCGCGAAGAATTCGGCCGGGCTCTCCAGATCGGTGGCACATCCGACCATGTCCACGGCCTGATCCTGCTGCGCACCGACGTGGCCGTCGCGGACGCGATGCGCGCGTGGAAGAGCCTTTCTTCCGGCTGGGTTCACAAAACCTTTTCCGGCGAGGGGGACTTTGCGTGGCAGAATGGGTACGCCGCTTTCAGCGTCAGCGAATCCGACGCGGACCAGGTCAAAAGTTACATCGCGAATCAGGAATCGCACCACCGGAAACAGACGTTCGAAGAGGAGTTTCTGGCGCTCCTGGAGCGTCACGGCATCGAATACGATCCGCGCTCCGTGTGGGATTGA
- a CDS encoding cation diffusion facilitator family transporter gives MEAGEAIQANYRQASFATWLCIGGNVVLGVAKLIAGIFGMSEALVADGAESLSDSLASLVVVGGLRTARKPADDKHRYGHGKAEFIAAQAIGAVLLLAGILIGYRGISEIFWPTEGSFPRMFTIWFVLATIVGKEAMFRYKIRIGRRLKSESLIADAWHHRSDAITSIPALIGIGAALLLGPAWRIFDPLAAVIIGLIICGMGVYTFMRTASVLLDEAADAETLAAIRRAALSVPGVKDTEKLMTRRSGLETHMELHVEVDPAMSVRDAHAVAQQVEQTIRREVPGATHVTVHIEPYYPDDH, from the coding sequence ATGGAAGCGGGCGAGGCCATCCAGGCGAATTACCGCCAAGCGTCGTTCGCCACGTGGCTGTGCATCGGCGGCAACGTGGTGCTGGGCGTGGCGAAACTGATTGCGGGCATTTTCGGAATGAGCGAGGCTCTCGTCGCGGACGGCGCCGAGAGTCTGAGCGACAGTCTGGCCAGCCTCGTGGTCGTCGGCGGCCTGCGGACGGCCCGGAAGCCCGCCGACGACAAGCACCGGTACGGCCACGGCAAGGCGGAGTTCATCGCCGCCCAGGCCATCGGCGCGGTCCTCCTCCTGGCGGGCATCCTGATCGGATACCGGGGAATCTCCGAGATCTTCTGGCCGACCGAGGGGAGTTTTCCCAGGATGTTCACGATCTGGTTCGTCCTCGCCACCATCGTCGGCAAGGAGGCGATGTTCCGGTACAAGATCCGCATCGGCCGGCGCCTGAAGTCCGAGAGCCTCATCGCCGACGCCTGGCATCACCGCAGCGACGCAATCACCAGCATTCCGGCCCTCATCGGCATCGGGGCCGCACTGCTCTTGGGTCCCGCGTGGCGAATCTTCGACCCGCTGGCGGCTGTCATCATCGGATTGATCATCTGCGGCATGGGGGTGTACACGTTCATGCGGACGGCGTCGGTGCTGCTGGACGAGGCCGCCGATGCCGAGACCCTCGCCGCCATCCGCCGCGCCGCCCTGAGCGTCCCCGGCGTCAAGGACACCGAAAAACTGATGACCCGCCGCAGCGGTCTGGAAACCCACATGGAATTGCACGTCGAGGTGGACCCGGCGATGTCCGTCCGGGACGCCCACGCCGTGGCCCAGCAGGTCGAGCAGACTATCCGCCGCGAGGTCCCCGGCGCCACCCACGTCACCGTCCACATCGAGCCGTACTACCCCGACGACCATTGA
- a CDS encoding four helix bundle protein translates to MGTARSEPGKSGVKSYRDLVAWQKGMDLAGLVYRATTRFPSEERFGLVAQMRRAAVSVPANVAEGFGRGGRADFRRFVLMARGSLFELQTHGELARRLGWLKGKTLTLLRQGSQELDAILRGLIRALGKTK, encoded by the coding sequence GGACCGCGCGGAGCGAACCGGGGAAATCGGGAGTCAAGAGTTACCGGGATCTCGTGGCCTGGCAGAAAGGGATGGACCTTGCAGGCCTCGTGTACCGGGCGACGACGCGTTTCCCCTCGGAGGAACGCTTCGGGCTCGTGGCGCAGATGCGGCGTGCGGCAGTGTCGGTCCCGGCCAACGTCGCCGAGGGGTTCGGAAGAGGGGGACGGGCCGATTTCAGGCGCTTCGTTCTTATGGCGCGCGGCAGCCTGTTCGAATTGCAGACCCACGGAGAGTTGGCCAGGCGTCTCGGATGGCTCAAGGGCAAGACGCTGACGCTTCTGCGACAGGGCAGCCAGGAGTTGGACGCGATTCTGAGAGGACTCATCCGCGCGCTTGGAAAAACAAAATAG